The window tatgccaccattgtacatgccctgagaAGTCTGAGCTGAAGGCCTCATGTGTACGTATGGTCGTATTTTCTTTTCCAAAGACAAGACCAGTCTGAGCTACACCCATGAGTCGATGACGTGATCGTTTCTCGTGTCCACAAACTCCTCACAAGATTTAATTACCCACAATCAGGATGCAAACGCAGGCGGTGAGCTACATCCGAGAACGCCATCCCAGCAGGACGCCGGCGGGCGTACCGCGCGGAGAAGGACCGCGGGAGGTTCTCGGGCTCCCCAGCCGCGCCGCCCTCGTCGAAGTTTTGCTCGTAATCCTCCTGCGCGTACCGCTCCTTCACGGAGGAACCCCTCCGGCTCATCACCTTGGTGACGATCTGCATCCACAGCGCTCGCGCGAACCCCATGCCGCCTGGCAAGGCAGCAGGGCCCAACTCCGCCTCCTCGCCGTTGCGGTGCCCGACCTTCCCACCCAGACGCGCGCTCCTGATCTTTCTTCGCGCctggccaccgtcgccgccgcacggCAAGAAGGCGGACACAACAGCTGCGGGAGAGGAGCGCTGCCTCCAGAGCCTGTCTGCCGCGGGAGGGGTGTAGCAGCCGGAGGCGCCGTGTCGTCCAGAGGTTTCCATCGGCAATAacagcacggcggcggcggcgcgctgaaGGAAGGACGCTGGGGGCGGAATGAGGAGACGAGAAGCCCCTCGATACGGCTTGTGATTATATAGCACGTTGGTTCTATGGGCTTCGGTATCGCGACGGGTCAAGCGCGGGCTGCGGGGTGCACCGTTGCGGCTTGGTGTCGCTAGCTGGAGGTAGTTAGCGTTGGAGGTAGTTGGCGGCTTGGTGCCGCTAGCTGGCCGCGTCGACCTGTATTGTCCATTGTGTGCGTGCGCGCGTTCAACTCTGGAGATGCCATTCTGATGTTCTTTCTGTTCCTGCTCGAAAAAATCAACGTTTGATTATTCCGGGAGTTGTCAAGCTCGGATGATGTAGAGTTATAGACACGCGGTCAGATCAGCCGTCGGCAAATGAAAGCCACGCTTCTGACCTTCAAGTgtcacttttgctctcaacatagaGATGAGGGGAAATAATAGATGGGTTCctcgtcagagagagagagaaaaatgcTAGACTTACGGAGGATTTTTTACAGAGTTTAACGGACTAACCCCTCTCCCCCTGATTTTCAGGACGGGCCCCGCTTCATCCTTAACTAATAGCCCATCTCAACTTAGCCCGTAAACGTCCTGTAAAACTCCCCGTAGTTGTAGCATTACTTGAGGGAGAGATTTTCTCAAAACAAAAAaattgagagggagagagagagagagcgcgcgcGGGCGTGCAACGTGTGAGTCGCTCTCGTGACATAGTGCGTGTAAGTTTTCTAAAGAGTTAACCCTCTTAAACTTTGATCAAGTTTGGGGGGTGGGGGATATTTATATCTAAAATACCAAACATATATTATTAGATTCATCATAAGATatagtttcatattttatatatttgaTATTGTATATATAAGGGTTTGTTTGGGACTGCTCCACTCCGTCAGAATCAGTTTCAATTCACGAAATTCACTTTGAACCAGTTTCATACAGGAGTTGCAGGTCCACCAAAGAGCGGTTCCAACTAGCTCCAAGGATGTGAGATTTGGTGGAAATAGTCTATTTGATTAGATGAAGTGGAAAAAACAAAAAGGTATCTACTTACTGGTGGCAGTTTGGgtaattccccccaacttcagtttCTGGAGTTTCTGGGGCACCCCCTGAAGAGTTTCACAAAAAATTAGGAGTTGTACCCTAGATTCTATATTTTTGAGCGGTATATCATGGACCTACTCCGTTTGACTTGCATTTTCTAGAGAGGAGCTGGGTTTTACGGAGCGGAGTAGTCCCAAACAGGCTCTAAATTGTTTcctatataaacttgatcaaaatttatgaagtttgacttcaaaaTAATCTATATGCACTATACTATGAAACAGATGGAGTATATCCGAAGATCCTTTACGATTTCCTAACCTTGAAGTAAAGAAGAGCTTTATTGATTACTACTCATATCAGTGTAATCCTTTAATAAGAGACCATGGGTTCAGTTTGGAGCCGCCAATGGTGATTGATTCCGGGTAGGACTGGTTGCTACTGCTTCTTGCGGATTGTACGAACATAGtgtgaagtatgattatcatgatgaTTTGGAGAATTTTGCAAGTCCATTGCGATATTATTCATGGGAAGGAGGCCGTCGCGGTTGCGGCATCAGCTGACTTCTTCGTCAGCTATATGAATTTGGTGCAATTAGCCAAAAGGTACTCTATAGAAGAGATGCTAAAAGGTAAAATGGTGATCATGGACTATGGAGAGGATCCTCTGCAGAGTCCACTGGCCCGAGTGCTTCCATGGCCTGCACCCGCTAGTTGTGTAACGACACTCTCAGTCGATGGTTCATTCCGAGAGGAAGATGGAATGGCGGCGGCCAGGATGATTCTACgaaggcccgagggctcttttcttcCGGCGTGCCGCTACCTGTTTAACTGCAATGATGCTCTTGAGGCGGAGATCCACACTTTGATGATCGGTATGGCACTTGCTCAACAACATACGGAGCTTTCGGTCATGGTGCAGTCTGACTCATCGAGTGCTTTATCTTGTCCCTCACAAAAAAAAAGAGTGCTTTATCTTGTCTTTCTGACTCTAGCTTAGATCATTCGGCCTTTGGTCATTTAGTAGTTCATATCAAGTCTGTAATGATTAATAGAGTGTTTATTTCACGGAAATTACATAGGTCCCAGAATAGTGTTGTAGATTGCCTGGCAAGGTATAGTCGATCTGAGCGAGCCACAACTGTGTGGCTCGGCAGAGGTCCCCCATGTATTGAGAAACTCTTGCAAGATGTTGATGGAGCACCTGTTCAGGAGAAAAAGACACGCGACGAGGATTGCAGCTCTTATTGCCATCGATGGTCGTTGCTTGCGAGGAGGGGGAGGACGGCTCTGGCGGGCCTTAGCATAGCACGGGGTGCTGCGGGAGGAAGTAGGTGAGGATGAAGGCAGGAATCCTGAAAGGAGGACGTAGTTGAGGATGAAGGAAGGAATCCTGAAAGCTGAAAAGGAACTCTTGGTTGAAAGTGTGTTTTTGCCTAAAGGAATTCAGTGGGAATGTGATGATCCAATCACGGCTGGAGTTTCGGCAGAATTGCAGCAACACGCAtggaatcgaacccgggtctgTGGTAGTTGAGGATGAAGGAAGGAATCCTGAAAGCTGAAAAGGAACTCTTGGTTGAAAGTGTGTTTTTGCTGAAAGGAATTCAGTGGAATGTGAAGATCCAATCATGGCTGGAGTTTCGGCAGAATTGCAGCGACACGCATGGAATCGAACCGGTCTGTGGAAGAGAGAGTGAGGGGCAAAACAAAAAGATATGCACCAACCGGGAATCAAACCCGGGTCTGTACCGTGGCAGGGTACTATTCTACCACTAGACCACTGGTGCTCCATGCTTTTCAAAATGCATAATAGATAATACGTTTGTCATTAATTAAGCAGAAAGTTTCGTGTTGCCGTCCGAAGGAAGAGCATTGTTTCTAAAACCTCGAGGACAAATGCTCTCACCGTCACGGACTCACGGTCTACTCCAAACTGCCAAATCTACCAGGCCGCATGTATACATGGTACCAGCCAGCGTAGCCTTAGGCCAACGTGCTTTCTTGCAGTACTATACTGATGTACTAGTGGTTGGGGCCCGCCATTGCGGGCCTCCTGGGAGGAAGTTGGGGCGTTGCGAGATAGGGACGCGCCCCTTCCACTTTCTTGTTTGCACCACGTGGTGTTATTCCATCACATACTTAAAGTACATTCATATTTAGTACTCGTACGTGCAAATTCCTAACTGGAACTTAGGTATCTTCACCTTGATGTAAGCACAAAGTTGATTATGTTCTTAAGCCATTTCTGCCATGAGGTCTATGTTCGGAAAACCTGACCCTTGCTTGCAAGTAAACAAAATGCATAGGCACATATGTTGTCTGAGTTGACAAAAAAATTGGTATCAACATGTTGGGGAAAACTGGCAGAGTTATCCGAATTCAGTAAATCAGCCATGCTTGTGTTCTTAGTTTGTCATGTCATGTACATTGTTCTTTCGGGACAACAGTTCAGTAATCCAAATCATGGTGAAATGGGCTACATGTAGTTTATTTTGTGCTTGAAACCTCACGATTGATTTGCTATTGCTTCGTTTTACAATTAGAATGGGCCAAAAAAATTTAGCAATGAGCTACCATATCAGAAAATAACTTGATCCAGAGTGCAATTCAAATTCATATTAACCAACATAAGCTTAGTCACTAAACAATCAACAAAAACTCATGCAAGATTTTGATATCAATGGCATAATGACAATTGAAAAGGTTCAATTATTTTCTTATAAAGAACAAGCTCACAAAAACTACAATCAGTGTATTGTGTTTGGAAAACCATAATCTGCAGATCTAGAAAAAAGCCTTTTATATGAGTAACAGACACAACCTTATGTTGAGAATGAAGTGCTGGTACCAAATAGCATACCTCACAGGTCGGCTGCTGTGGCAGGCTCCCGCTCAGCAG is drawn from Triticum dicoccoides isolate Atlit2015 ecotype Zavitan chromosome 6B, WEW_v2.0, whole genome shotgun sequence and contains these coding sequences:
- the LOC119322670 gene encoding uncharacterized protein LOC119322670 — its product is METSGRHGASGCYTPPAADRLWRQRSSPAAVVSAFLPCGGDGGQARRKIRSARLGGKVGHRNGEEAELGPAALPGGMGFARALWMQIVTKVMSRRGSSVKERYAQEDYEQNFDEGGAAGEPENLPRSFSARYARRRPAGMAFSDVAHRLRLHPDCG